The following are from one region of the Rhizobacter sp. AJA081-3 genome:
- the pnuC gene encoding nicotinamide riboside transporter PnuC, which produces METLLQALRPLFAPAFSLWGAPASWLELIAFVLALAMVGFNIRVNPLGWPLAIASSLLYFALFWDSRLYGEANLQIFFVVVALWGWWQWLRGTQDDGTALRVRSLGRRELIGCTVAMAVAWPLLGAFLARATDSDVPWWDAFPTAGSLVGQWLLGRKYVENWPVWLIVNVVSVALFAYKGLWLTVVLYAVFVLLSVAGWRAWSAMARAEAR; this is translated from the coding sequence ATGGAGACGCTGCTGCAGGCGCTGCGGCCGCTGTTTGCGCCTGCCTTCTCGCTGTGGGGTGCGCCGGCCAGCTGGCTCGAGCTGATCGCGTTCGTGCTCGCGCTGGCCATGGTCGGCTTCAACATCCGCGTCAATCCGCTGGGCTGGCCGCTGGCCATCGCCAGCTCGCTGCTGTACTTCGCGCTCTTCTGGGACAGCCGTCTCTATGGCGAAGCGAACCTGCAGATCTTCTTCGTCGTGGTGGCGCTGTGGGGCTGGTGGCAATGGCTGCGCGGCACGCAGGACGACGGCACGGCGCTGCGCGTGCGCAGTCTGGGCCGGCGTGAGCTGATCGGCTGCACGGTGGCCATGGCCGTGGCCTGGCCGCTGCTCGGCGCCTTCCTGGCCCGCGCGACCGATTCCGATGTGCCCTGGTGGGATGCCTTTCCGACCGCCGGCAGCCTGGTCGGCCAATGGCTGCTCGGCCGCAAGTACGTGGAAAACTGGCCGGTCTGGCTGATCGTCAACGTCGTCAGCGTCGCCCTGTTCGCCTACAAGGGCCTGTGGCTCACCGTCGTGCTCTACGCGGTGTTCGTGCTGCTGTCGGTGGCCGGCTGGCGGGCCTGGTCGGCAATGGCCCGCGCCGAGGCGCGATGA
- a CDS encoding aminotransferase class I/II-fold pyridoxal phosphate-dependent enzyme has product MPRPHSHVLLVLADATLRRSLLKGLGAAAKQLDNPCGLSFHGVASAGEALAIARDDGDLQSVLIDSLGDPQGAAPWAAEDLVQSVHAMRPELDLYVLVDSARDEETVGALTREAIDGFFMRDEADPRGWFRILQAEIQEKSRTPFFDALREYVLMAKDAWHTPGHSSGDSLRGSPWSAEFHEFLGENMLRADLSVSVDMLDSLLDPKGVIAQAQEMAARAFGAQRTFFATNGTSTANKVIFQTLLAPGDKLLLDRNCHKSVHHGVVLSGARPVYLDSSMNRTYGLFGPVPKKTLFAAIEAHPDAKALILTSCTYDGLRYDLPPIVAAAHAKGIKVIIDEAWYAHARFHPAFRPTAMEAGADYATQSTHKVLSALSQASMIHVNDPAFDAHLFRENFNMHTSTSPQYGIIASLDVGRQQAVMEGYKLLQRTLELAAELREAIDATNVFQALTLTDLLPVEVQDDGIQLDPTKITVDVSRSGFTVDEFQQVLFERFNIQVEKSTFNTVTLLLTIGTTRSKVSRLHDALLRLAREAKAPRRLVKAPEIAGFTSLRYLPRDAFYCEGELLPLLDDDEHANAALDGRVCADQIVPYPPGIPALVPGQVITREIVQFLLSLMRSHKRTDLHGVVHDGYTPCIRVMTAAEERSHRAL; this is encoded by the coding sequence ATGCCGCGCCCCCACAGCCATGTCCTGCTCGTCCTCGCCGATGCCACGCTGCGCCGCAGCCTGCTCAAGGGCCTGGGCGCTGCCGCCAAGCAACTCGACAATCCCTGCGGATTGAGTTTTCACGGGGTCGCCTCGGCCGGCGAAGCCCTGGCCATCGCCCGCGACGACGGCGACCTGCAGAGCGTGCTGATCGACAGCCTGGGCGACCCGCAAGGTGCCGCTCCCTGGGCAGCCGAGGACCTCGTGCAGTCCGTGCACGCCATGCGCCCGGAACTCGACCTCTACGTGCTGGTGGACAGTGCCCGCGACGAAGAGACCGTCGGCGCGCTGACGCGCGAGGCGATCGACGGCTTCTTCATGCGCGACGAGGCCGACCCGCGCGGCTGGTTCCGCATCCTTCAGGCCGAGATCCAGGAGAAGTCGCGCACGCCCTTCTTCGACGCGCTGCGCGAGTACGTGCTGATGGCCAAGGATGCGTGGCATACGCCGGGCCATTCGTCGGGCGACAGCCTGCGCGGCAGCCCCTGGTCGGCGGAGTTCCACGAATTCCTCGGCGAGAACATGCTGCGCGCCGACCTGTCGGTGTCGGTCGACATGCTCGACTCGCTGCTCGACCCGAAAGGCGTGATCGCGCAGGCGCAGGAGATGGCGGCGCGTGCCTTTGGCGCGCAGCGCACCTTCTTCGCGACCAACGGCACCTCGACGGCCAACAAGGTGATCTTCCAGACCCTGCTGGCGCCGGGCGACAAGCTCTTGCTCGACCGCAACTGCCACAAGTCGGTGCACCACGGCGTTGTGCTGTCGGGCGCGCGGCCGGTGTACCTGGACAGCTCGATGAACCGCACCTACGGCCTGTTCGGCCCAGTGCCGAAGAAGACGCTGTTCGCGGCCATCGAGGCGCACCCCGATGCGAAGGCACTGATCCTCACCTCCTGCACCTACGACGGCCTGCGCTACGACCTGCCGCCGATCGTCGCGGCCGCACACGCCAAGGGCATCAAGGTGATCATCGACGAGGCCTGGTACGCGCATGCGCGCTTCCACCCGGCGTTCCGTCCGACGGCGATGGAGGCCGGCGCCGATTACGCCACGCAGTCCACCCACAAGGTGCTGTCGGCGCTCAGCCAGGCCAGCATGATCCACGTGAACGACCCGGCCTTCGACGCGCACCTGTTCCGCGAGAACTTCAACATGCACACGTCGACGAGCCCCCAGTACGGCATCATCGCCAGCCTCGACGTGGGCCGCCAGCAGGCCGTGATGGAAGGCTACAAGCTGCTGCAGCGCACGCTCGAGCTCGCCGCCGAGCTGCGCGAGGCGATCGACGCGACCAACGTCTTCCAGGCGCTCACGCTGACCGACCTGCTGCCTGTCGAAGTGCAGGACGACGGCATCCAGCTCGACCCGACCAAGATCACCGTCGATGTGTCGCGTTCGGGTTTCACGGTCGACGAGTTCCAGCAGGTGCTGTTCGAGCGCTTCAACATCCAGGTCGAGAAGTCGACATTCAACACCGTGACGCTGCTGCTGACCATCGGCACGACGCGCAGCAAGGTCTCCCGCCTGCACGACGCGCTGCTGCGCCTGGCGCGCGAGGCCAAAGCGCCGCGGCGGCTGGTCAAGGCGCCGGAGATCGCCGGCTTCACCAGCCTGCGCTACCTGCCGCGCGACGCCTTCTACTGCGAGGGCGAACTGCTGCCGCTGCTCGACGACGATGAGCACGCCAACGCCGCGCTCGACGGCCGCGTCTGCGCCGACCAGATCGTGCCCTATCCGCCGGGCATCCCGGCGCTGGTGCCGGGACAGGTGATCACGCGCGAGATCGTGCAGTTCCTGCTCTCGCTGATGCGCTCGCACAAGCGCACCGACCTGCACGGCGTGGTACACGACGGCTACACCCCTTGCATCCGCGTGATGACAGCGGCCGAGGAACGCAGCCATCGCGCGCTCTGA
- the ftsB gene encoding cell division protein FtsB gives MRLVTLALLALLALVHAELWFGKGGVPRVMELSGKLRDQKEVNAAAKQRNAQLLAEVSDLKEGLEMVEEKARFDLGMVKPDEIFVQLSAPQR, from the coding sequence ATGCGCCTGGTCACCCTCGCCCTGCTGGCGCTGCTCGCGCTGGTGCATGCCGAGCTCTGGTTCGGCAAGGGCGGCGTGCCGCGCGTGATGGAGCTGTCGGGCAAGCTGCGCGACCAGAAAGAGGTCAACGCCGCGGCGAAGCAGCGCAACGCGCAATTGCTCGCCGAGGTCAGCGACCTGAAGGAAGGCCTGGAGATGGTCGAGGAGAAGGCCCGCTTCGACCTCGGCATGGTCAAGCCCGACGAGATCTTCGTGCAGCTCTCGGCGCCGCAGCGCTGA
- a CDS encoding gamma carbonic anhydrase family protein yields the protein MAIYQLDDDIPRIADTAWVADSAQVIGRVALEEGASVWFGAILRGDNEWITIGRGSNVQDGSVLHTDMGCPLTIGADVTIGHQVMLHGCTIGDGSLIGIQAVVLNNAKIGRNCLVGAGALVTEGKEFPDGSLIMGSPARVVRQLSPEQFERLRLGAVHYAENSERYRRGLRKIG from the coding sequence ATGGCGATCTACCAGCTCGACGACGACATTCCCCGCATCGCGGACACGGCCTGGGTGGCCGACAGCGCGCAGGTCATCGGCCGCGTGGCGCTGGAAGAGGGCGCCAGCGTCTGGTTCGGCGCCATCCTGCGCGGCGACAACGAATGGATCACCATCGGCCGCGGCTCCAACGTGCAGGACGGCAGCGTGCTGCACACCGACATGGGCTGCCCGCTGACGATCGGTGCGGACGTGACCATCGGCCATCAGGTGATGCTGCACGGCTGCACGATCGGCGACGGCTCGCTGATCGGCATCCAGGCGGTGGTGCTGAACAACGCGAAGATCGGCCGCAACTGCCTGGTCGGTGCCGGCGCGCTGGTCACCGAGGGCAAGGAGTTCCCGGACGGTTCACTGATCATGGGCTCGCCGGCCCGAGTGGTGAGGCAGCTCTCGCCCGAGCAGTTCGAGCGCCTGCGGCTGGGCGCGGTGCACTACGCCGAGAACTCCGAGCGCTATCGCCGCGGCTTGAGGAAGATCGGCTGA
- a CDS encoding alpha/beta fold hydrolase — protein sequence MKKQKKAPIVFSHANGFPAGTYRVLFDQWRKAGHEVHAVERFGHDPAYPVTGNWPKLRDQLIHFIEREVGGPAILVGHSLGGLLSLLAACRRPDLASALILLDSPIITGWRAHSLQVAKATGLVKRVSPGRVSQTRRHEWPSRDAVRAHFAAKAVFARWDPRVLEDYVQTGFEAQDGKIVLAFRRDIETRIYNTLPHHLGTLLKRHPPACPVSFVAGTQSAEMRQGGVAATRALVGERLFWIEGTHLYPMQHPKQTAELVLKAIAAGA from the coding sequence TTGAAGAAGCAGAAGAAGGCCCCGATCGTCTTCAGCCACGCGAACGGCTTCCCGGCCGGCACCTACAGGGTGCTGTTCGATCAATGGCGAAAGGCGGGGCACGAGGTGCACGCCGTCGAGCGGTTCGGCCATGACCCGGCCTATCCGGTGACGGGCAACTGGCCCAAGCTGCGCGACCAGCTGATCCACTTCATCGAGCGTGAGGTGGGCGGGCCGGCGATCCTGGTCGGGCACTCCCTGGGCGGCCTGTTGAGCCTGCTGGCCGCCTGCCGCCGGCCCGACCTGGCCAGCGCGCTGATCCTGCTCGACTCACCGATCATCACCGGCTGGCGCGCGCACAGCCTGCAGGTGGCCAAGGCCACCGGGCTGGTCAAGCGTGTGTCGCCCGGACGCGTGTCGCAGACGCGGCGGCACGAATGGCCGTCGCGCGACGCCGTGCGCGCGCATTTCGCCGCCAAGGCGGTGTTCGCGCGCTGGGACCCGCGCGTGCTCGAGGACTACGTGCAGACGGGCTTCGAGGCGCAGGACGGCAAGATCGTGCTGGCCTTTCGCCGCGACATCGAAACGCGGATCTACAACACGCTGCCGCACCACCTGGGCACGCTGCTCAAGCGCCATCCGCCGGCCTGCCCGGTGAGCTTCGTCGCCGGCACGCAGTCGGCCGAGATGCGCCAGGGCGGCGTGGCCGCGACGCGTGCACTGGTGGGCGAGCGCCTCTTCTGGATCGAGGGCACGCACCTGTACCCGATGCAGCACCCGAAGCAGACGGCCGAGCTGGTGCTGAAGGCGATCGCCGCCGGCGCCTGA
- the eno gene encoding phosphopyruvate hydratase, whose product MSAIVDIVGREILDSRGNPTVECDVLLESGTMGRAAVPSGASTGSREAIELRDGDKARYLGKGVLKAVEHVNTEISEAVLGLDASEQAFLDRTLIDLDGTDNKSRLGANATLAVSMAVARAAAEESGLPLYRYFGGSGGMQMPVPMMNVINGGAHANNNLDLQELMIIPVGAPTFREAVRYGAEVFHALKKIIDGKGMTTAVGDEGGFAPNVASHEAAIQLILEAIDKAGYEAGRQIAIGLDCAASEFYKDGKYHLEGEGLTLSAPEWTDILATWVDKYPIISIEDGMHEGDWDGWKHLNERLGQKVQLVGDDLFVTNTRILKEGIEKRVANSILIKINQIGTLTETFAAIEMAKRAGWTAVISHRSGETEDSTIADIAVGTNAGQIKTGSMSRSDRIAKYNQLLRIEEDLGDVATYPGRAAFYNLR is encoded by the coding sequence ATGAGCGCAATCGTTGACATCGTCGGCCGAGAGATCCTCGACAGCCGCGGCAACCCGACCGTCGAGTGCGACGTGCTGCTGGAGTCCGGCACCATGGGCCGCGCGGCCGTGCCCTCGGGCGCCTCCACCGGCTCGCGCGAGGCGATCGAGCTGCGCGACGGCGACAAGGCGCGCTACCTCGGCAAGGGCGTGCTCAAGGCCGTCGAGCACGTCAACACCGAGATCAGCGAGGCCGTGCTCGGCCTCGACGCCTCCGAGCAGGCCTTCCTCGACCGCACGCTGATCGACCTGGACGGCACCGACAACAAGAGCCGCCTGGGCGCCAACGCGACGCTGGCCGTCAGCATGGCGGTGGCACGCGCCGCCGCCGAGGAATCCGGCCTGCCGCTGTACCGCTACTTCGGCGGCTCGGGTGGCATGCAGATGCCGGTGCCGATGATGAACGTCATCAACGGCGGCGCGCACGCCAACAACAACCTCGACCTGCAGGAGCTGATGATCATCCCCGTGGGGGCGCCGACCTTCCGCGAGGCGGTGCGCTACGGCGCCGAGGTGTTCCACGCGCTGAAGAAGATCATCGACGGCAAGGGCATGACCACGGCCGTCGGCGACGAGGGCGGCTTCGCACCCAACGTCGCCAGCCATGAGGCGGCCATCCAGCTGATCCTCGAGGCCATCGACAAGGCGGGCTACGAGGCTGGCCGCCAGATCGCCATCGGCCTGGACTGCGCCGCCAGCGAGTTCTACAAGGACGGCAAGTACCACCTCGAGGGCGAAGGCCTGACGCTGAGCGCGCCCGAGTGGACCGACATCCTCGCCACCTGGGTCGACAAGTACCCCATCATCAGCATCGAAGACGGCATGCACGAGGGCGACTGGGACGGCTGGAAACACCTCAACGAGCGCCTGGGTCAGAAGGTGCAGCTGGTCGGCGACGACCTGTTCGTCACCAATACCCGCATCCTCAAGGAAGGCATCGAGAAGCGCGTCGCCAACTCGATCCTCATCAAGATCAACCAGATCGGCACGCTGACCGAGACCTTCGCCGCCATCGAGATGGCCAAGCGCGCCGGCTGGACGGCGGTGATCTCGCACCGCTCGGGCGAGACCGAAGACTCGACCATCGCCGACATCGCCGTGGGCACCAATGCCGGCCAGATCAAGACCGGCTCGATGAGCCGCAGCGACCGCATCGCCAAGTACAACCAGTTGCTGCGCATCGAGGAAGACCTCGGCGACGTCGCCACCTACCCGGGCCGCGCGGCCTTCTACAACCTGCGCTGA
- a CDS encoding AAA family ATPase has translation MSRAFVIGLLGAESTGKTTLAAELGAALAAPGRRVAVVPEYLREFCHRVGRTPRQDEQAGIAAQQSLRIAEAAESHDIVVADTTALMIAVYSEQVFGDTGLYDSALADHARSSLTLLTALDLPWQADGLQRDGPHVREPVDALVRAALLRAAIDCAVVFGQGPQRLANALAAVQRALHPPQDDGTKRWQWVCDRCGDAGCERHWLASL, from the coding sequence ATGAGCCGGGCCTTCGTGATCGGCCTGCTCGGTGCCGAGAGCACCGGCAAGACCACGCTGGCCGCCGAACTCGGCGCGGCGCTGGCGGCACCCGGGCGCCGGGTGGCCGTGGTGCCGGAATATCTTCGCGAGTTCTGCCATCGCGTCGGCCGCACACCGCGCCAGGATGAGCAGGCCGGCATCGCCGCGCAGCAGAGCCTGCGCATCGCCGAGGCAGCCGAGTCGCACGACATCGTGGTGGCCGACACCACCGCGCTGATGATCGCCGTGTACAGCGAGCAGGTGTTCGGCGACACCGGCCTGTACGACAGCGCGCTGGCCGACCACGCGCGCAGCAGCCTCACGCTGCTGACCGCGCTCGACCTGCCTTGGCAGGCCGACGGGCTGCAGCGCGACGGGCCGCATGTGCGCGAGCCCGTCGATGCACTCGTGCGCGCGGCCCTTTTGCGCGCGGCGATCGACTGCGCGGTGGTGTTCGGCCAAGGTCCGCAGCGCCTGGCCAACGCACTGGCCGCGGTGCAGCGCGCGCTGCATCCCCCGCAGGACGACGGCACGAAACGCTGGCAGTGGGTGTGCGATCGCTGCGGCGACGCGGGATGCGAGCGCCACTGGCTCGCATCGCTCTGA
- a CDS encoding CTP synthase has translation MTKFVFVTGGVVSSLGKGIASASLAAILESRGLKVTLIKLDPYLNVDPGTMSPFQHGEVFVTDDGAETDLDLGHYERFITTKMRKANNFTTGQIYKSVLEKERRGDYLGKTVQVIPHVTNEIQEFIKRGAGVGTDHAVDVAIVEVGGTVGDIESLPFLEAARQLSLKAGPNQCAFVHLTYVPWIAAAGELKTKPTQHTVQKLREIGVQPDALLCRADRRVPDEEREKISLFTNVPEWGVISMWDVDTIYKVPRMLHEQGLDGLICDKLRLSTPPANLRRWDDLVTEVEHPKSEVRIAMVGKYTDLSDSYKSLNEALRHAGIHNHAKVNIEYVDSETISADNVARLADFDAILVPGGFGKRGIEGKICAARLAREKKIPYLGICLGMQVATIEFARHKAGLANANSTEFDPATPHPVIALIEEWQDADGSIQKRSASSDLGGTMRLGAQSSDVKPGTLAHAIYGDVVTERHRHRYEANVNYLERLAEAGLVISAITQREKLTEIVELPQAVHPWFMGVQFHPEFKSTPWGGHPLFTSFVKAALTQHAEQRPKVAA, from the coding sequence ATGACCAAGTTCGTCTTTGTCACCGGCGGTGTGGTGTCCTCGCTGGGCAAGGGCATCGCGTCTGCATCCCTCGCCGCGATCCTCGAATCGCGCGGCCTCAAGGTCACCCTCATCAAGCTGGATCCGTATCTGAACGTGGATCCGGGCACGATGTCGCCGTTCCAGCATGGCGAGGTGTTCGTCACCGACGACGGCGCCGAGACGGACCTCGACCTCGGCCACTACGAGCGCTTCATCACCACGAAGATGCGCAAGGCCAACAACTTCACCACCGGGCAGATCTACAAGAGCGTGCTCGAGAAGGAGCGCCGCGGCGACTACCTCGGCAAGACGGTGCAGGTGATCCCGCACGTCACCAATGAGATCCAGGAGTTCATCAAGCGCGGCGCCGGTGTCGGCACCGACCACGCGGTGGACGTGGCGATCGTCGAGGTCGGCGGCACGGTGGGCGACATCGAGTCGCTGCCCTTCCTCGAAGCCGCGCGCCAGCTCAGCCTGAAGGCCGGCCCGAACCAGTGTGCCTTCGTGCACCTGACCTACGTGCCCTGGATCGCCGCCGCCGGCGAGCTCAAGACCAAACCGACCCAGCACACCGTGCAGAAGCTGCGCGAGATCGGCGTGCAGCCCGACGCGTTGTTGTGCCGAGCCGACCGCCGCGTGCCCGACGAGGAGCGCGAGAAGATCTCGCTGTTCACCAACGTGCCCGAGTGGGGCGTGATCTCGATGTGGGACGTCGACACCATCTACAAGGTGCCGCGCATGCTGCACGAGCAGGGCCTGGACGGCCTGATCTGCGACAAGCTGCGCCTGTCCACGCCGCCGGCCAACCTGCGCCGCTGGGACGACCTCGTCACCGAGGTCGAGCACCCGAAGTCCGAGGTGCGCATCGCCATGGTCGGCAAGTACACCGACCTGTCCGACTCGTACAAGTCGCTCAACGAGGCCTTGCGCCACGCCGGCATCCACAACCACGCCAAGGTGAACATCGAGTACGTCGACTCCGAGACGATCTCGGCCGACAACGTGGCACGACTGGCCGACTTCGACGCCATCCTGGTGCCCGGCGGCTTCGGCAAGCGCGGCATCGAAGGCAAGATCTGCGCGGCGCGCCTGGCGCGCGAGAAGAAGATCCCTTACCTGGGCATCTGCCTGGGCATGCAGGTCGCGACGATCGAGTTCGCGCGCCACAAGGCGGGTCTCGCCAACGCCAACAGCACCGAGTTCGACCCGGCCACGCCGCACCCGGTGATCGCGCTGATCGAGGAATGGCAGGACGCCGACGGCTCGATCCAGAAGCGCAGCGCCAGCTCCGACCTCGGCGGCACCATGCGCCTGGGCGCGCAGAGCTCCGACGTCAAGCCTGGCACGCTGGCCCACGCGATCTACGGCGACGTGGTCACCGAGCGCCACCGCCACCGCTACGAGGCCAACGTCAACTACCTCGAGCGCCTCGCCGAGGCCGGGCTGGTGATCTCGGCGATCACCCAGCGAGAGAAGCTCACCGAGATCGTCGAACTGCCGCAGGCCGTGCATCCCTGGTTCATGGGCGTGCAGTTCCACCCCGAGTTCAAGTCCACCCCCTGGGGCGGACACCCGCTCTTCACATCGTTCGTGAAGGCCGCCCTGACACAGCATGCCGAGCAGCGCCCGAAGGTGGCCGCATGA
- a CDS encoding ferritin-like domain-containing protein translates to MDLRREALALLQIADPADKAAAVRTLSADASLTLDTSEVLAEPAGLPGRPARPPLVAPKDVATRSPFTLEGRAALLHSIAHIEFNAINLALDAVWRFAGMPAEFYRDWLRVAAEESLHFTLLREHLRTLGHDYGDFAAHDGLWTMAARTAHDVVARMALVPRTLEARGLDATPPLQAKLGKAGDARAVEILDVILRDEIGHVAIGNRWYRFVCERAGLDAVAIYPALVERYAAPRLRPPFNDAARRAAGFTDDEIAYLTRAA, encoded by the coding sequence ATGGACCTCCGCCGTGAAGCGCTCGCCCTGCTGCAGATCGCCGACCCGGCAGACAAGGCGGCCGCCGTGCGCACGCTGTCTGCCGATGCGTCGCTGACGCTCGACACCTCCGAGGTGCTGGCCGAACCCGCCGGCTTACCGGGCCGGCCGGCGCGGCCGCCGCTCGTGGCCCCGAAGGACGTGGCGACCCGCTCGCCCTTCACGCTCGAGGGCCGCGCGGCGCTGCTGCACTCGATCGCGCACATCGAGTTCAACGCCATCAACCTGGCGCTCGACGCGGTGTGGCGCTTCGCCGGCATGCCGGCCGAGTTCTACCGCGACTGGCTGCGCGTGGCCGCGGAGGAGTCGCTGCACTTCACGCTGCTGCGCGAGCACCTGCGCACGCTCGGCCACGACTACGGCGACTTCGCCGCCCACGACGGCCTGTGGACGATGGCTGCGCGTACCGCGCACGACGTCGTGGCGCGCATGGCGCTGGTGCCGCGCACGCTGGAGGCCCGCGGGCTGGACGCCACGCCGCCGCTGCAGGCCAAGCTGGGCAAGGCCGGCGATGCACGCGCGGTGGAGATCCTCGACGTGATCCTGCGCGACGAGATCGGCCATGTCGCCATCGGCAACCGCTGGTACCGCTTCGTCTGCGAGCGCGCCGGGCTGGATGCGGTGGCGATCTACCCGGCGCTGGTGGAACGTTATGCCGCGCCGCGCCTGCGCCCGCCGTTCAACGATGCCGCGCGCCGCGCCGCCGGCTTCACCGACGACGAGATCGCCTACCTCACCCGCGCCGCCTGA
- the kdsA gene encoding 3-deoxy-8-phosphooctulonate synthase, with the protein MKLCGFDVGLDRPFFLIAGPCVVESEQLQMDVAGRLKEITSALGIPFIFKSSYDKANRSSGTTFRGPGMERGLEILAKVRRELKVPILTDVHSEAEIPAVSAVVDVLQTPAFLCRQTDFIRAVAQCGKPVNIKKGQFLAPHDMKNVIDKARAAAKEKGLDPDNFMACERGASFGYNNLVSDMRSLAIMRETGAPVVFDATHSVQLPGGQGTSSGGQREFVPVLSRAAIAVGVAGVFMETHPDPANAMSDGPNAVPLKHMKALLEQLVALDRVIKQQPLLENDFSC; encoded by the coding sequence ATGAAGCTGTGCGGTTTCGACGTCGGCCTGGACCGTCCCTTCTTCCTGATCGCCGGCCCCTGCGTGGTAGAGAGCGAACAGCTGCAGATGGACGTGGCCGGTCGCCTGAAGGAGATCACCTCGGCGCTGGGCATCCCCTTCATCTTCAAGTCGAGCTACGACAAGGCGAACCGCTCCAGCGGCACCACCTTCCGCGGCCCTGGCATGGAACGCGGCCTGGAGATCCTGGCGAAGGTGCGTCGCGAACTGAAGGTGCCCATCCTCACCGACGTGCACAGCGAAGCCGAGATCCCCGCCGTGTCGGCGGTGGTCGACGTGCTGCAGACACCCGCCTTCCTGTGCCGCCAGACCGATTTCATCCGCGCCGTCGCGCAGTGCGGCAAGCCGGTGAACATCAAGAAGGGCCAGTTCCTCGCCCCGCACGACATGAAGAACGTGATCGACAAGGCGCGTGCGGCCGCGAAGGAAAAGGGCCTGGACCCTGACAACTTCATGGCCTGCGAACGCGGCGCGAGCTTCGGCTACAACAACCTCGTGTCCGACATGCGCTCGCTGGCGATCATGCGCGAGACCGGCGCGCCGGTGGTCTTCGATGCCACGCACTCGGTTCAGCTGCCCGGCGGCCAGGGCACCAGTTCCGGCGGCCAGCGCGAGTTCGTGCCGGTGCTGTCGCGCGCGGCCATCGCGGTGGGCGTGGCCGGCGTGTTCATGGAAACGCATCCCGACCCCGCCAACGCGATGAGCGACGGCCCGAACGCCGTGCCGCTGAAGCACATGAAGGCGCTGCTCGAACAACTGGTGGCACTGGACCGCGTGATCAAGCAGCAGCCGCTGCTCGAGAACGACTTCTCCTGCTGA
- a CDS encoding Hsp33 family molecular chaperone HslO, protein MSELHKFIFEGLPVRGMLVRLTDSWQELLQRRETAADAFPPPVRELLGEMAAAGVLMQANIKFNGALILQVFGDGPVKLAVAEVQPDLAFRSTAKVIGEVPAGAKLEAMLNVHGQGRCAITLDPQDKLPGQQPYQGIVPLHGDAREPLQQLSQVLEHYMLQSEQLDTRLVLAADDKVAAGLLIQRLPVEGAGNLAGQLDQDQIGLNEGFNRIAHLAATLTSDELLTLDADTILRRLFWEEKLLRFEPQAGASGPHFKCSCSRDRVGAMLRSLGREEIESIIAEQGRVEIACDFCGIKYHFDPVDSAGLFLPPGTQPPGSSALN, encoded by the coding sequence ATGTCGGAGCTGCACAAGTTCATCTTCGAGGGGCTGCCGGTGCGCGGCATGCTGGTGCGGCTGACCGATTCCTGGCAAGAGTTGCTGCAGCGCCGCGAAACTGCTGCAGACGCTTTCCCGCCGCCGGTGCGCGAGCTGCTCGGCGAGATGGCCGCTGCCGGCGTGCTGATGCAGGCCAACATCAAGTTCAACGGTGCCCTGATCCTGCAGGTGTTCGGCGACGGGCCGGTGAAGCTCGCGGTGGCCGAGGTGCAGCCGGATCTCGCGTTTCGCAGCACCGCCAAGGTGATCGGCGAGGTGCCGGCCGGCGCGAAGCTGGAGGCGATGCTCAACGTGCACGGCCAGGGCCGCTGTGCCATCACGCTGGACCCGCAGGACAAGCTGCCTGGCCAGCAGCCGTACCAGGGCATCGTTCCGCTGCATGGCGATGCGCGTGAACCGCTGCAGCAGCTGTCGCAGGTGCTCGAACACTACATGCTGCAGTCCGAGCAGCTCGACACGCGGCTCGTGCTCGCCGCCGACGACAAGGTGGCCGCCGGTTTGCTGATCCAGCGCCTGCCGGTGGAGGGCGCCGGCAACCTGGCCGGCCAGCTCGACCAGGACCAGATCGGCCTGAACGAGGGATTCAACCGCATCGCCCACCTCGCCGCCACGCTGACGAGCGACGAACTGCTCACGCTGGATGCCGACACCATCCTGCGCCGGCTGTTCTGGGAGGAAAAGCTGCTCCGCTTCGAGCCGCAGGCCGGTGCGTCGGGGCCGCACTTCAAGTGCTCCTGCTCGCGCGATCGCGTGGGAGCGATGCTGCGCAGCCTGGGCCGCGAGGAGATCGAGAGCATCATCGCCGAGCAGGGCCGGGTCGAGATCGCCTGCGATTTCTGCGGCATCAAGTACCACTTCGACCCGGTCGATTCCGCGGGCCTGTTCCTGCCGCCGGGAACGCAGCCGCCGGGCAGCAGCGCGCTGAACTGA